In a single window of the Melioribacteraceae bacterium genome:
- the frr gene encoding ribosome recycling factor has product MMDNTILKDAKNRMDKTIDAFRSEIAKVRTGKATTTLLDGIKVDYYGTLSPLTQVGNVSVLDAHTISVTPWDKSMVQAVDKAILSADLGLNPISDGTNLKIPIPPLNEERRRELVKLVKKFGEEAKIALRNVRRDANDHLKRQEKEKKLTEDQLKDAEKETQKMTDEHITKVDEIIKHKEKEILEV; this is encoded by the coding sequence ATAATGGATAACACTATTCTGAAAGATGCAAAAAATAGAATGGACAAAACCATTGATGCGTTTAGAAGTGAAATTGCTAAAGTTCGCACCGGTAAAGCCACAACCACATTACTTGATGGGATAAAAGTAGATTACTATGGTACATTATCACCATTAACTCAAGTAGGAAATGTATCTGTACTTGATGCTCACACAATTTCTGTTACCCCATGGGATAAATCTATGGTTCAGGCTGTGGATAAGGCCATTCTATCTGCCGATTTGGGATTAAACCCAATTAGTGACGGTACAAATCTTAAAATTCCAATTCCACCATTGAATGAGGAACGCAGAAGGGAATTGGTTAAGTTGGTTAAAAAATTTGGTGAAGAAGCTAAAATTGCACTTAGAAATGTTAGAAGAGATGCGAATGATCATTTGAAAAGACAGGAAAAAGAGAAAAAACTTACTGAAGATCAACTAAAAGATGCTGAAAAAGAGACACAAAAGATGACTGACGAACATATCACAAAGGTGGATGAAATTATAAAGCACAAGGAAAAGGAAATTTTGGAAGTTTAG